Sequence from the Spirochaetota bacterium genome:
GATGTTCCGCCGCTCCCTCGAAGTCCAGCCGGACCACGAAACCGCCCGGCAGTACCTCGCGAAGGTGGAGCGTTTCGGGGCGGGGGAGGACCGTCACGATGGACATACCGGCTAAGCTCGCGTCCCTCCCCGATCTCCCCGGCGTGTACATCATGAAGGACGCATCGGGGCTCATCATCTACGTGGGAAAAGCATCGTCCCTGAAAAAGCGCGTCTCGTCCTATTTCCAGAAAGGCGACCACGACGTGAAAACGCGCGTGCTGGTGAAAAACATCGACGACCTCGAGTATATCGTCACCGACTCCGAGATCGAGGCGCTCCTGCTCGAGAGCGCGCTCATCAAGAAGCACAAGCCCAAGTACAACATCCGGCTCAAGGACGACAAGCGCTACCCCTACATCGCGGTCACACTCTCCGAGGAGTACCCCCGGGTCGTGTTCACCAGGAGGATTGCGCGCAACGGGAACAGGTATTTCGGACCCTACACCGACGCACGGGCCGCGCGGGGCCTCATCGGAATGCTGAACACGACCTTCAAGCTCAAGACGTGTGCGAAGCCCATTCCGCTGCCCCCGGGAGAGCGCCCCTGCCTCAACTTCCAGATGAAGCGCTGCTCCGGGCTGTGCGTGGGAAGGATCGACCGCGATGACTACCTGAAAATAATCGACGGGGCGATCGGTTTCCTGGAGGGGAACGTCGATCCCACGATCGGAAAGCTCAGCGTCCTCATGCAGGAGTACGCGCACACCATGCAGTACGAAAAGGCCGCGGGCCTGCGCGATATCATCGCCGACATCCGCGCCCTCACCGCCGAGCAGAAGGTGAGCGCGCCCGTGGGCACCGACCAGGACCTCGTGGCCGTAACGGTGCATCGCGGCGAGGGCGTGCTCGTCCTCATGGAGTTCCGCGCCGGGGCCCTGCTCGGGCGCAAGGTCTTCATCTTCGAGAACGCCGAGTACTCCACGCCCGCCGCGATGATACAGGCCTTCCTGCTCGATTATTACCGCGGCGGGGACGTGCCCCCGCGCATCGTGGTGCCGGAGGAGATCGAGGACCGCCCGTCGGTGGAGGCGCACCTGTCGTCGCTCGCGGCGCGCAAGGTGGTCGTATCGACCCCCAAAACGCAGGACGATCGGGGCGTCATTTCGCTCATTCGGAAAAACATCGATGTCCTCATCGCGGACCGCGATTCCGCGCGCGAGTCCGGCGACCGCGCGAAGGGACTGGATGAGCTGCGCGACCTCTTTGCGCTGGACGACGCCCCCTCCGTCATCGAGTGCTTCGACATCTCGAACACGCAGGGCACGAACCCGACGGCGTCCATGGTCCGCTTCCGGGACGGCGCCCCCGAGAAATCGGGTTACCGGCGCTTCCGCATCCGCGGGTTCGATGCCCCTGACGATCCCGGCATGATTCACGAGGTGGTGTCGCGCAGGATCCAGCACCTGCTCAACGAGGGACTCGAGCTTCCCGAGCTCATGGTCATCGACGGGGGCCCCACCCAGCTTCGACGCGCCGTGGAGGCCCGGGACGCGCTGGGCGCGGATATACGGATAATCTCGCTCGCGAAGCGTTTTGAGGAAATATACTCCGACAGCGGGGCGGCGCCGCTGCGCCTCCCCCCTTCTTCAACGGCGCTCAGGATACTCCAGCAGATACGCGACGAGGCGCACCGTTTCGCCGTGACCTATCACCGGAAGCTCCGGGACGCTTCCCTTACCCGCTCGTTCCTGGACGAGGTCCCCGGCGTGGGCGACGCGAAAAAAAGACTGCTCCTGAAAAATGTCGAGGTGCCCGAGCGGATTAAGGAAATGTCGGTGGAAGAGCTCGCCGCGATCCCGGGCCTGGGCAAAAAGGCCGCCGCGGATATTTACAGGCATTTCCATCGGGAGGTGCCGGAGTAATAATGCGAATCTGCATATACGTGTTACACAATCTTAAACAGGATCACCGCGATATCGGCCTCGGGGGAATTGAGGCCCAGGTGCGCGACGAAGCGCTCCTTGATCGCCTCCACGATCTCATCGGGACGGTCCGCGCGATGATCCCTGATTATGCCGCGCAATTGTAAAAGTCCGAACGGCTCGCCCTTCTGGTTCTTGGAGCTGATAAGCGCCTTCGAATACACCGCGCCTATGTCTCCCCGTAAAAGATTCGTGCGGCCCATCCCGTAGCTCGCCGTCGGGTCGTAGCCCAGGGGTATACCCTCGGTGTCGAGCGCGTCGAAATCGTTTTTCTCGATGCGGAAAAGGTCCAGCGGCGGAAAGCCCGCGTTCGAATAAATGAGCCGCATGGAGCGGAGGTCGTAGTACATGTAATACGCGGTGAGAAGCCCCCCGCTGCCTTCCGAATAGCGGAAAATCACGTTATTGAGCTTCTGCATCACGGAATATGCGGATGGCGCTTCCTCGATACAGGACTGGAAGGCGGAGCGAAGCAGGACGGCGTAGAGCGCGCTGTTGATTCCCACGCCGGAAATATCGGTCGCGATGAGACCCACCCCCTGGTTCCCGGGCCGGATGAAATCGAAATAATCGACCGCCGATCCATAGCGCGGGATCACGAACGCGCCAAACTTGATCCCCAGCAGGTTCGGGAGCGCCGTGGGCAGCGACTTGGAGAGAATCTCGGACGAGAGGTCC
This genomic interval carries:
- the uvrC gene encoding excinuclease ABC subunit UvrC, producing MDIPAKLASLPDLPGVYIMKDASGLIIYVGKASSLKKRVSSYFQKGDHDVKTRVLVKNIDDLEYIVTDSEIEALLLESALIKKHKPKYNIRLKDDKRYPYIAVTLSEEYPRVVFTRRIARNGNRYFGPYTDARAARGLIGMLNTTFKLKTCAKPIPLPPGERPCLNFQMKRCSGLCVGRIDRDDYLKIIDGAIGFLEGNVDPTIGKLSVLMQEYAHTMQYEKAAGLRDIIADIRALTAEQKVSAPVGTDQDLVAVTVHRGEGVLVLMEFRAGALLGRKVFIFENAEYSTPAAMIQAFLLDYYRGGDVPPRIVVPEEIEDRPSVEAHLSSLAARKVVVSTPKTQDDRGVISLIRKNIDVLIADRDSARESGDRAKGLDELRDLFALDDAPSVIECFDISNTQGTNPTASMVRFRDGAPEKSGYRRFRIRGFDAPDDPGMIHEVVSRRIQHLLNEGLELPELMVIDGGPTQLRRAVEARDALGADIRIISLAKRFEEIYSDSGAAPLRLPPSSTALRILQQIRDEAHRFAVTYHRKLRDASLTRSFLDEVPGVGDAKKRLLLKNVEVPERIKEMSVEELAAIPGLGKKAAADIYRHFHREVPE